The following proteins come from a genomic window of Aspergillus luchuensis IFO 4308 DNA, chromosome 3, nearly complete sequence:
- the PAN6 gene encoding pantoate--beta-alanine ligase PAN6 (COG:H;~EggNog:ENOG410PHBR;~InterPro:IPR042176,IPR003721,IPR014729;~PFAM:PF02569;~go_function: GO:0004592 - pantoate-beta-alanine ligase activity [Evidence IEA];~go_process: GO:0015940 - pantothenate biosynthetic process [Evidence IEA]), which translates to MFGWTRRFSTATSFLKTTTMAVSSRQQHTFQVFRDVPPLRKLRRELLLSNRTVGLVPTMGALHEGHLSLIRQAAAENTDVFVSIYVNPTQFGVTEDLSSYPRTWDSDVAKLEELNAELARQNTNSGRITAILAPTSKVMYPTLPPSSEVDGDGSFVTITPLSRKLEGASRPVFFRGVATVCMKLFNIVHADRAYFGQKDVQQTVVIKRLVKDFYIDTEIKIGDTVREHDGLAMSSRNVYLGKRRRAVGLVLYEAMKAAENAYNAGKVNRSEILDAANSVTERVLSEQKALAPTERALYEVDYISLADPDTLDELEVVDPAKGAILSGAVKMAPLEEAKPGEDCGLGDGQVPVRLIDNLIFKPRV; encoded by the exons ATGTTCGGCTGGACACGGCGCTTCTCCA CCGCCACATCTTTCCTCAAAACCACCACAATGGCCGTTTCTTCCCGCCAGCAGCACACTTTCCAAGTCTTCCGCGATGTGCCCCCACTTCGCAAGCTGCGTCGAGagctcctcctctccaaccgGACCGTCGGTCTCGTCCCGACCATGGGTGCTCTCCACGAAGGccatctctccctcatccgaCAAGCCGCGGCCGAGAACACCGACGTCTTCGTCAGCATCTACGTCAATCCGACACAGTTCGGTGTAACGGAAGACCTCTCCAGCTACCCGCGCACCTGGGACAGTGATGTTGCGAAGCTTGAGGAATTGAATGCGGAGCTGGCCCGCCAGAACACCAACAGCGGTCGCATCACCGCCATTCTGGCGCCCACCTCCAAGGTCATGTACCCGACGCTGCCGCCTTCTTCCGAGGTCGACGGCGACGGTTCCTTCGTGACCATCACCCCTCTCTCCCGGAAACTGGAGGGAGCTTCTCGGCCAGTTTTCTTCCGTGGAGTTGCGACTGTCTGCATGAAGCTGTTCAACATTGTCCATGCCGACCGGGCTTACTTTGGTCAGAAGGACGTGCAGCAAACGGTGGTCATCAAGCGTCTCGTGAAGGACTTCTACATCGACACGGAGATCAAGATCGGGGATACTGTTCGTGAACACGATGGCTTGGCAATGAGTTCGAGGAACGTTTACCTTGGCAAGAGAAGACGGGCAGTGGGTCTGGTCCTTTACGAAGCCATGAAGGCGGCGGAGAATGCCTACAACGCTGGCAAGGTCAACCGCAGTGAAATCCTTGACGCAGCGAACAGCGTCACTGAACGGGTTCTGTCTGAGCAGAAGGCCTTGGCGCCCACGGAGAGGGCTCTGTATGAGGTTGACTACATCTCTCTGGCTGATCCGGATACTCTGGACGAGCTGGAAGTTGTTGACCCCGCTAAGGGCGCCATTCTGAGTGGCGCGGTGAAGATGGCTCCGCTGGAGGAGGCGAAGCCGGGCGAGGACTGCGGCCTCGGTGATGGCCAAGTTCCTGTGCGTTTGATCGACAACTTGATCTTCAAGCCGCGGgtttaa